The Miscanthus floridulus cultivar M001 chromosome 17, ASM1932011v1, whole genome shotgun sequence genome has a window encoding:
- the LOC136518138 gene encoding kinetochore protein SPC25 homolog, with protein sequence MSSSWSDLEQHLAAALRRQTPAAAAAAPAGAGGGAPDRAAVAAAIQRQKAAQRARAATDAFAAKLAPARSLADQTFSRREQLKGLKDQLRDLQSQLSEAVALQSSKESKRKRATESILEATATNERLRSLVADSREKRDLRAAITSEELKALESLEAESKEDTERDENARKKALLWYDKFLGFRVIGGEGDVKFVYNKIDPQRPEKEYSFRVSPSLQFIECDPHVKDIEELAKDLDLNKHLFKFARMAREKFQSSFMNGTLPISPVVSVETLPVSPVVGSDVSAAPLPSPVMSVSNRSEDAHNQTQSSSKKNVQLLPAKREATALSGVSPGVLRRSPRLEGMR encoded by the exons atgtcgtcgtcgtggtcCGACCTCGAGCAGCATTTGGCTGCCGCCCTCCGCCGTCagacccccgccgccgccgccgccgcgcctgctGGAGCCGGGGGAGGCGCGCCGGATCGggcggctgtggcggcggcgattCAGCGCCAAAAGGCCGCGCAACGCGCCAGGGCCGCGACGGACGCGTTCGCCGCGAAGCTCGCCCCGGCCCGGTCCCTCGCCGACCAGACCTTCTCGCGCCGAg AGCAGCTCAAGGGACTCAAGGATCAGCTCCGGGACCTCCAGTCGCAGCTCAGCGAGGCTGTCGCAC TTCAGTCGTCCAAGGAATCGAAACGCAAGCGTGCCACAGAGTCGATCTTGGAGGCCACGGCTACGAATGAGCGGCTCCGTAGCTTGGTGGCGGATTCCAGGGAGAAGAGGGACTTGCGTGCTGCAATCACATCCGAGGAACTTAAAG CTCTCGAATCACTTGAAGCAGAgagtaaagaagacaccgagaggGATGAGAATGCACGAAAAAAAGCTCTTCTCTGGTATGATAAGTTCCTCGGCTTCCGGGTTATCGGTGGAGAAGGAG ATGTGAAGTTTGTTTACAACAAGATTGACCCACAACGTCCAGAGAAGGAATACTCGTTTCGTGTAAGTCCGAGTTTACAAT TCATCGAATGTGATCCTCACGTCAAGGATATTGAGGAATTGGCGAAAGATTTGGATTTGAATAAACATCTATTCAAGTTTGCAAGAATGGCCAGAGAGAAATTCCAGTCTTCTTTCATGAATG GGACTCTTCCTATAAGCCCGGTTGTCTCCGTAGAGACTCTTCCTGTAAGTCCAGTCGTCGGTTCAGATGTCTCTGCTGCGCCACTCCCATCTCCTGTGATGTCAGTTAGCAACAGAAGTGAGGACGCTCACAATCAAACCCAATCCTCAAGCAAGAAAAATGTGCAGTTACTTCCTGCTAAGAGAGAAGCCACAGCCCTGTCAGGAGTGTCTCCCGGTGTTTTGCGTCGTTCCCCACGTCTCGAG GGAATGCGGTGA